The following proteins are co-located in the Aggregatibacter aphrophilus ATCC 33389 genome:
- a CDS encoding ribbon-helix-helix domain-containing protein, giving the protein MGYKKLADSTKRLISQNAGNYNKANYKQIKFQLKPEVVAEFDSLCVTEGISKAEMFRKLLTLYKNLQNSD; this is encoded by the coding sequence ATGGGCTACAAAAAACTTGCTGACAGTACTAAGCGGCTGATTAGCCAAAACGCCGGCAATTACAACAAAGCAAACTATAAGCAAATCAAGTTCCAACTCAAACCCGAGGTCGTAGCTGAGTTTGATAGCTTATGTGTAACGGAGGGGATTTCTAAAGCGGAAATGTTCCGCAAACTGTTAACGCTTTACAAAAATTTACAAAATAGTGATTGA
- a CDS encoding lactate dehydrogenase, translating into MFKGILRGVFETDYACKCNFSNTNLAEFEIVRLDDALNHTTLVKFVVCRRSARKAQAWSIVDGKGDPPNVPFCAVKLYTDNVTMQDMLNMPLFADVERCVAWAWLER; encoded by the coding sequence ATGTTTAAGGGTATATTGCGTGGCGTCTTTGAGACGGATTACGCGTGCAAGTGCAACTTTAGCAACACTAATTTAGCAGAGTTTGAGATTGTGCGACTGGATGACGCGCTAAATCATACGACGCTTGTTAAGTTTGTCGTATGCCGTCGTTCCGCCCGCAAAGCGCAAGCATGGTCGATTGTTGACGGAAAAGGGGATCCACCGAACGTGCCGTTCTGCGCAGTTAAGCTCTACACAGACAATGTAACAATGCAAGACATGCTAAATATGCCATTATTTGCTGACGTAGAGCGATGTGTTGCATGGGCCTGGCTTGAGAGATAA
- a CDS encoding phage tail protein, whose protein sequence is MGGKRGGGSVTVGYRYYWDIQSGLGRGPVDEIVELRVDDKTAYVGKPGELTHSQAIYIDKPNLFGGDNTGGEGGIQGRMEILMGEPDQKPTQMLINLLKGVYNPSLATHASRWLRKYANKNPERNKFFQNGNVEPGNLSQDDIIPGFRGVATTVFSGLISCYNAYPKKHSYRVRRANKGWHGGVVWYPEKAKILLRNNNLKISGLTPEQEKNVREIHAMNPAHILVECATNKSWGGKKDLSDLDLDSYKKAADTLYAEGFGLCIRYNRQTSIKEFIQQIVDHIGAAQYDNIETGKQAIKLIRHDYKVEDLPLFTYDNGILSVLDDDSAATDKQANQIIVKYREPVTNRDDQAIANNIAAVQMHGVISKTVEYKGIPTFDLAARVAQRDLEMIASGLTRLKITFDMRGSELRPGDVIRVNLPERDIVDVVFRVGELKNGNEGEIVATCLQDVFGLPSANYSTQKGESLYVPPDYTAKPIEHAQLFEVPYHVLPLVLTDAELVYVKPTDCFVWGMGAQPTPLSVGYDMLVNVGAGYAQTATGSFTPCIELVGEVSPYQTSIKFRLEGEYSALAGAEALIVDDEIIKIDSVDFKTGTMTVGRGCADTIPQAHKAGVLAWCYLLAAGTDETKYTVGEQIKGKLLTRTAQQTLDESKAQVLTLTTRQRQARPYPPGKVQIDGGYGNTINDKSAFKLTWAHRDRDVQADKLIPHTDDSTVLGKGVSYKVDLLDGDSVVRSIDTTATEFVYPDAKKVDGEQFSQIALYSTQNGLQSLHRYVLKVGGALVLLYKYDYRETWTAGDDLINKYDDNDIPGGKYLMLSSNAEPKSNIYKDYAIPAGKYARFVLDYKIMTYNQRRGKCRVIVQLLNGKNVVQSYDSDLMGDWQTNEWHPQQVADKLPAGVNIIRFKIVPEADIRNNALTFRDITIRVGEE, encoded by the coding sequence ATGGGTGGTAAACGTGGCGGCGGGTCGGTAACGGTTGGTTATCGCTATTATTGGGATATTCAAAGTGGGCTTGGACGCGGACCGGTGGACGAGATTGTTGAGTTACGTGTGGACGACAAAACCGCCTATGTTGGCAAGCCGGGTGAGCTCACTCACTCTCAGGCGATTTATATCGACAAGCCCAACCTCTTCGGCGGTGATAACACCGGCGGCGAGGGTGGGATTCAAGGCCGGATGGAGATACTCATGGGCGAGCCCGACCAAAAGCCGACACAAATGCTGATTAATTTACTCAAAGGAGTTTATAACCCATCGCTTGCCACCCATGCCTCAAGATGGCTGCGCAAATATGCAAACAAAAACCCTGAGCGCAATAAATTTTTTCAAAATGGCAACGTAGAGCCGGGTAATCTTAGCCAAGATGACATAATTCCCGGCTTCCGCGGCGTCGCCACGACAGTGTTTAGCGGGTTGATTAGTTGCTATAACGCCTATCCCAAAAAGCACAGTTACCGCGTGCGCAGAGCAAATAAAGGCTGGCACGGCGGTGTGGTGTGGTACCCCGAAAAAGCTAAAATCTTGCTACGCAACAATAATCTCAAAATCTCCGGCTTGACACCGGAGCAAGAAAAAAATGTACGAGAGATTCACGCCATGAATCCGGCACATATCTTGGTTGAGTGCGCTACGAATAAGAGTTGGGGCGGTAAAAAAGACCTTTCCGATTTGGATTTGGATAGCTACAAAAAAGCCGCCGATACGCTTTATGCCGAGGGCTTTGGCTTGTGTATCCGCTACAACCGCCAAACCTCCATTAAAGAGTTCATTCAGCAAATTGTGGATCACATCGGCGCGGCGCAATATGACAACATTGAGACCGGTAAACAAGCGATTAAGCTGATTCGCCATGATTACAAGGTCGAGGATTTACCGCTGTTTACATACGATAACGGGATTCTTTCAGTGCTCGATGATGATAGTGCGGCAACCGATAAGCAGGCCAATCAAATCATTGTTAAATACCGTGAGCCGGTGACAAACCGCGACGACCAGGCTATTGCTAACAATATCGCGGCAGTGCAAATGCACGGCGTAATTAGTAAGACGGTTGAGTATAAAGGGATTCCAACGTTTGATTTGGCGGCGCGTGTGGCTCAGCGTGATTTAGAGATGATTGCCAGTGGTTTAACGCGACTTAAAATCACCTTTGATATGCGTGGTAGTGAGTTACGCCCGGGTGATGTTATCCGGGTTAATCTGCCGGAGCGTGATATTGTGGACGTGGTCTTTCGGGTCGGTGAGCTTAAAAACGGCAATGAGGGCGAGATTGTCGCCACTTGCTTGCAGGATGTGTTTGGGTTGCCATCAGCTAACTACTCCACCCAAAAGGGCGAGTCGCTTTATGTGCCGCCCGATTACACCGCCAAACCGATTGAGCACGCGCAGTTGTTTGAGGTGCCATATCATGTCCTCCCGCTTGTATTGACGGACGCGGAGTTGGTGTATGTTAAGCCGACTGATTGCTTTGTGTGGGGCATGGGCGCGCAACCTACCCCGCTTTCCGTTGGCTATGACATGTTAGTCAACGTAGGCGCGGGCTATGCGCAGACTGCGACAGGCTCATTCACGCCATGTATTGAGCTGGTCGGCGAGGTGAGCCCTTATCAGACTAGCATTAAGTTTAGGTTAGAGGGTGAGTATTCCGCCCTTGCGGGCGCCGAGGCGCTCATTGTGGATGATGAGATTATTAAGATTGATTCCGTCGATTTTAAAACCGGCACAATGACTGTGGGGCGCGGTTGTGCGGATACTATCCCACAAGCGCATAAAGCGGGCGTCTTGGCGTGGTGTTATCTGCTTGCCGCCGGCACGGATGAGACAAAATACACTGTGGGCGAGCAAATTAAGGGTAAATTACTCACCCGCACTGCACAGCAAACGCTTGATGAGAGCAAGGCTCAGGTGCTTACACTTACCACCCGTCAACGTCAAGCCCGCCCTTATCCACCTGGCAAAGTGCAAATCGATGGCGGTTACGGTAACACCATTAATGACAAATCCGCGTTTAAGCTCACCTGGGCGCACCGTGACCGTGATGTGCAGGCGGATAAGTTGATTCCGCATACGGATGACAGCACCGTTTTGGGCAAGGGTGTCAGCTACAAAGTAGATTTACTGGATGGCGACAGCGTGGTGCGGTCTATTGATACCACCGCAACCGAGTTTGTTTACCCGGACGCCAAAAAGGTAGATGGCGAGCAATTTAGCCAAATAGCGTTATATAGCACCCAAAATGGCTTACAAAGCTTGCATCGTTATGTGCTCAAAGTCGGCGGCGCGTTAGTGTTACTCTATAAGTATGATTATCGTGAGACTTGGACTGCGGGCGATGACTTAATCAATAAGTATGATGACAATGATATCCCAGGCGGTAAATACCTTATGTTGTCAAGTAACGCGGAGCCAAAATCCAACATCTATAAAGACTATGCAATACCCGCCGGTAAATATGCTCGTTTTGTGCTTGATTACAAAATTATGACGTATAACCAACGCCGCGGCAAATGCCGGGTGATTGTGCAACTGCTTAATGGCAAAAACGTGGTGCAATCATACGATTCAGATTTAATGGGCGACTGGCAAACTAATGAGTGGCACCCGCAACAAGTTGCAGATAAGTTACCTGCAGGGGTAAATATCATTAGGTTTAAGATTGTGCCGGAGGCGGATATCCGCAATAACGCACTGACATTTAGAGATATCACAATTAGAGTTGGGGAGGAGTAG
- a CDS encoding phage BR0599 family protein has product MSYLSKTHSVSEGRPIDLYQFVRGENEKIWRFCNADKDLEINSEKWLASAISDARDGGGDGNVTLRMPSNNPVARLYRGLPPSQTVKLTIMRLHEDDNEIRIVWIGTITEASRPDIHTTNLTSAALSDTMDSAGLRLTWGRNCPYTLYDVDCKVKPGNFVVAGLTISAMDGVSITVDLPQNLPQGWFNAGFIEWTDDGVREVRAVTVHQNNKLTLMGGTQKLSVGTVIKVYPGCDGRAETCLKKFNNMLNYGGAPHMPNKSPYDGSRVF; this is encoded by the coding sequence ATGAGTTATTTAAGCAAAACACATTCCGTCTCTGAGGGGCGCCCGATTGATTTATATCAATTTGTGCGCGGCGAAAACGAGAAAATCTGGCGCTTTTGCAATGCGGACAAGGATTTAGAGATTAACAGCGAGAAATGGCTAGCGTCCGCTATCAGTGATGCCCGCGACGGCGGAGGTGATGGCAATGTGACGCTTCGCATGCCAAGCAACAACCCCGTGGCGCGCCTGTATCGAGGGCTTCCGCCTAGCCAAACTGTTAAGCTCACTATTATGCGCTTGCATGAGGACGACAACGAGATCCGTATTGTGTGGATTGGTACGATTACGGAGGCAAGTCGCCCGGATATACATACTACCAATCTTACCTCCGCGGCATTGTCCGACACCATGGATAGCGCAGGATTGCGCCTGACTTGGGGGCGTAACTGCCCTTATACACTGTATGACGTGGATTGCAAAGTTAAGCCGGGCAATTTTGTCGTCGCGGGGCTCACCATAAGCGCGATGGATGGTGTATCTATCACTGTTGATTTACCGCAAAACTTGCCGCAGGGTTGGTTTAATGCAGGTTTCATCGAGTGGACGGACGACGGCGTGCGCGAGGTGCGTGCAGTGACCGTTCATCAAAATAACAAACTCACGCTTATGGGCGGCACCCAAAAACTGTCTGTCGGCACAGTCATTAAGGTGTATCCGGGGTGTGATGGGCGCGCCGAGACGTGTCTTAAAAAGTTTAACAATATGCTCAATTACGGTGGCGCGCCGCACATGCCAAATAAGTCGCCGTATGATGGCTCGCGGGTATTCTGA